In Rhinoraja longicauda isolate Sanriku21f chromosome 29, sRhiLon1.1, whole genome shotgun sequence, the sequence CGTCCGGAGCTCTGCCCCTGGGATATATAAGGCGGGTGTTCCGAGGGCTGTGACAGATCGGACACTGAAGTCTGCGAGTTCACACCAGCCGGCTTTGAGCGAAGTGACAGAAGAGGCAGAGACGATGCTGAGCTGCCGGACTTTCCTCCCTCCCAGTCGGTGTCAGCAGCCTGTGCACACACTGTGGGCCGCTCCACTCGATGTGTTTGAGCCGCTCGAGTGGCCCGCGTGGGGACAGGCGGAGGGAATGAGAAAGGGCGAGAACTTCATGGAGCGAGTTGTCGAGGAGCTGGCGAGAGAGTTCTGGGAGGAAAGAGCAAGGAATGAGAAGCGGAGAGCCGATGCCGGTGGAGAGGTTCAAGGGGAGACGGTGGACAAGGGTGGGGATGGCTTCTCTCTGACCCTGGACGTGCCGCGATTCTCCCCGGAAGAACTGAAGGTGAAAGTACTTGGAAGAAAAGTGCTGGTGACGGGAAAACAGGAGAAGAAGAGCGAGGACGGCAGCGGCTCATACGGCTACAAATATGAAGAGTTCATGAGGGAGTTCCAGCTGCCAGAAGACGTCGATGCTGAAGCTCTGAACTGCTGTTTGTCCCCGGACGGTCGGTTAAATGTTCGAGCCCCACGCCTGGCGCTGCCGGCTGTGGATCAGGGAGACGTCCCCATCAACGTCGCCTCTGATACAACAACCAGTCCGCGGTTAAATCCCGAGGAAGAGGCGCAGGAGAGGGGGAACGTTGTGGGGGACAAGTCATCGGCTGTTCAATAATGTGCACTCTTCCTGCCCCTTCACAACGAACATTTCCCGCTGATTGTTCACTGTGGAACTGAATGCAATCTTCTGCAAGAGCAGCAAAGTATATCTCATGCTTCTTGTTGCATTTGGAAACAATGTCCAATAATTAATCATTTTCCCTATTAATTTGTATATTATCGAGATAAAATATATATAAGTGCACGTCAGCCTGGTGGGCTGAACTGTTGTTGATTTTGTTTAAATAATTGTACCACCAATTGAATTAATGTAGATAACATTGAATTTCGATCTGTAATGCTGAAATATTGAGTTTTCTTTCTCTTAAAACCAGCTTCATTGTTATGTGCGATTTCTAATTGTGAAAATAAACTTGCATATTACAAAACTATGATAGCTTGGTAATTTCTTACAGTTTCCTCGTCCGTCAGGCGAAGTGGGAATGTGGTCTCTGGTGAAAGATGAGTGGTCTCTGGTGAACGGATGGCGAGTCTGGGCAGTCGGACTTTGGATGGCGTTGGAGAAATGGTTACTTAGGAGAGACGAAGGACGAGGGATGGACAGGCAGGAGAAAGAATTGGGGAGAGTTTCAGCACCACTTGACAGAGGGTGttggggaatgagctgccagaggaggtagttggcgcaggtaccataacaacatttaaaatatattcggacagatacatggataggaaaggtttagagagatatgggccaaaagcgggcaggtgggacatcttggtcagcatgggtactttgggccaaatggcctgtttccacgctgtatgactgcccCTCCGTCTCCTTGCAGTCTCGAtgcaaacagaaagcaaagagatgACCTTCGCGTCGGGGACTTTATGGCAGGGAAACTGGGAGGAATAGTGAACGATGGTGTCGACTGATGGGCCAACGAGGAACTAGAGGGTGGAAGCGATTTTCATTAGAACAGTAAACATGGAAGTATTTCATTGTGTAGTGACTTCTCAAGTTGTGGAATTCCTCAACAATTCTTTCCCATTAATTTATAGGCTGAGATCCATTTcaagtgttatagacaataggtgcaggaggaggccattcggcccttcgagccagcaccgccattcaatgtgaccatggctgatcattctcaatcagtaccccgttcctgccttctccccaatccccctgactccgctatccttaagagctctatctagctctctcttgaatgcattcagagaattggcctccactgccttctgaggcagagaattccacagatttacaactctctgactgaaaacgtttttcctcatctcaattctaattggcctaccccttattcttaaactgtggccccttgttctggactcccccaacattgggaacatgtttcttgcctctaacgtggccaaccccttaataatcttatacgatccGATAAGATGTTGACCCCCATCACATTGCTGATGATCTAGTGTAAACGAATTGAAAGATGTAAATCTCTTCAGTTTACATTTGAACAACTGCTGTGTTGAGGTCAGAAGCCAAATGGGTTTTGGCATCAAACTAGGCATTGGTCGATGAGTTATTGGTCATCTTATTGGTATTCAAGGAGCCACAATAGTAATGCTGATGGTAACTTCCATCACTTCCATCACTTCCATTACATTGTTGTTGATTCAGAGCCACCTAACTGCATGTTCCTTGGGCAAATTGACATTGTTTCGCTTTATGTGAGTCTTGCATTCCTGGATATCTTCCACGTTGTTACGTAGACGCCAGAATCATCATTGCAATCAGATtttttggggcaggtactataacatttgtTTCATTGTGCTGATAGATTCAGAGAGCAGGATTTTTTACAGATGGAATAACTTTGACTTTGCTGTCTTCAATACCCTCGGCTGTTTCTTGGTGCAATATGTGGTGAACTGACT encodes:
- the LOC144607666 gene encoding heat shock protein 30C-like → MLSCRTFLPPSRCQQPVHTLWAAPLDVFEPLEWPAWGQAEGMRKGENFMERVVEELAREFWEERARNEKRRADAGGEVQGETVDKGGDGFSLTLDVPRFSPEELKVKVLGRKVLVTGKQEKKSEDGSGSYGYKYEEFMREFQLPEDVDAEALNCCLSPDGRLNVRAPRLALPAVDQGDVPINVASDTTTSPRLNPEEEAQERGNVVGDKSSAVQ